A portion of the Homalodisca vitripennis isolate AUS2020 chromosome 2, UT_GWSS_2.1, whole genome shotgun sequence genome contains these proteins:
- the LOC124353736 gene encoding phosphatidylinositol 3-kinase catalytic subunit type 3-like translates to MKSPDDHLHIVYSSSLHTNVKIKIGPLKGTHPVPEFDQILANPMIKFTGLYDVSMNARASADLLVESQLYSGGRPLALSVSTSLRVSNSSTHRFEWFDLPLNFSDLPRDAMLAITLYDCMGPRALKPVGGTTISLFSKHGVFRQGMMDLRVWSDCVADGNTQTTTPGKGSGPDNDTSFDKASTSRKVDLTNKMQKTKLNKLTKKHREGNLPQVDWLDRLAFCKIEQLKEAEKKKSNHLYLTVEFPEVSDKGIIYSVVFYEQDGDELYQFKDHPDIVLLPDPELQQENLVESKHHNLTRSLHRGVCDKDLKPNSLIRDKLNAIIASPPTKQLTTEQQDLIWKYRFYLSTQKQTLAKFLHCVNWDLAGEARQAVDMLQQWVPMEVEDSLQFLSSTFTHPAVRRYAISRLQQASDDDLLLYLLQLVQALKYEDFYDINEVYERMQTKECSTPDTDHKELPRPSTSRCPDSKNKSNLEVEKDENKNLATFLIHRACNNPTLANYFYWYLITECEDQEVTVEMDTKVREMYLTVMRIFQETLQKGCTEWQKQQQILQRQVSLVDELVKLVKSVQRENCNRKKKIEQLQTLLADSEAFKINLADFEPMPFPLDPRISIQGIVPHDAILFKSALMPLRLTFKTTDGSEYVAIFKHGDDLRQDQFVLQIITLMDKLLRLENLDLKLTPYRVLATGTKHGFVQYIDSLTVADVLKSEGTIQNFLRKRHPSESSSYGIAPDVMDTYIRSCAGYCVITYILGVGDRHLDNLLLTTSGKLFHIDFGYILGRDPKPLPPPMKLSREMVEAMGGTDSEHYREFSKLCYTAFLHLRRNANVILHLFSLMVNANVPDIALEPDKAIKKVQDKLQLEMTDEEAVQLFKSLLDESVTAVTAVVVEKFHQFAQYWRS, encoded by the coding sequence ATGAAGTCACCAGACGACCACTTACACATAGTCTACAGTTCCTCCTTGCACACCAATGTGAAAATCAAAATTGGTCCATTGAAGGGAACTCACCCTGTGCCTGAGTTTGATCAGATACTTGCGAATCCCATGATAAAGTTCACTGGATTGTATGACGTCAGTATGAATGCTAGAGCAAGTGCAGACTTATTGGTAGAATCTCAGCTTTACTCTGGTGGTCGACCCCTTGCCCTGTCTGTGAGCACATCACTCAGAGTCTCGAACTCGTCCACACATCGGTTTGAGTGGTTCGACTTGCCATTGAATTTCAGTGATCTTCCCCGTGATGCGATGTTAGCAATAACTCTGTACGACTGTATGGGTCCGAGGGCTTTGAAGCCGGTCGGAGGCACTACCATTTCACTCTTCAGCAAACACGGGGTTTTCCGGCAAGGTATGATGGATCTGAGAGTCTGGTCTGATTGTGTGGCCGACGGGAATACCCAGACCACCACTCCAGGCAAGGGATCCGGTCCGGACAACGACACCTCTTTTGATAAAGCTAGTACTTCTAGGAAAGTTGATCTAACTAACAAGATGCAGAAAACCAAgttaaataaacttacaaaaaagCATCGTGAAGGTAATTTACCACAAGTGGACTGGTTAGATAGATTAGCATTTTGTAAGATAGAGCAGCTCAAAGAAgcagagaaaaaaaaatcaaatcatctCTACTTGACTGTTGAATTTCCTGAAGTTAGTGACAAAGGGATTATATACTCTGTTGTATTTTACGAGCAAGATGGTGATGAGTTGTACCAGTTCAAAGATCATCCTGATATTGTTCTTCTCCCGGATCCTGAATTACAGCAAGAAAATCTGGTGGAAAGTAAACATCATAATCTTACTCGTAGTCTGCATAGAGGAGTATGTGATAAAGATCTAAAGCCCAACTCATTAATTAGAGATAAACTGAATGCAATTATAGCTAGCCCACCAACAAAGCAGTTAACCACAGAGCAGCAAGATTTAATATGGAAATACAGATTCTACTTGAGCACCCAAAAACAAACATTGGCTAAATTTCTTCACTGTGTAAACTGGGATTTAGCTGGGGAAGCTCGACAAGCAGTGGATATGTTACAGCAGTGGGTGCCTATGGAAGTGGAAGATTCTCTGCAGTTCCTGAGTTCAACCTTTACCCATCCAGCTGTTCGAAGGTATGCCATCTCTAGACTACAACAGGCATCAGACGATGATCTTTTGCTCTATTTACTTCAACTTGTGCAAGCGCTTAAATATGAAGACTTTTATGACATAAATGAAGTATATGAAAGAATGCAAACAAAAGAGTGTAGCACTCCTGATACTGATCATAAGGAACTTCCACGTCCCTCCACAAGCAGATGCCCTGACTCCAAAAACAAGAGTAATTTAGAAGTGGAaaaggatgaaaataaaaatcttgcTACTTTTTTGATACATAGAGCTTGCAACAACCCAACACTGGCCAACTACTTCTATTGGTACCTCATCACAGAGTGTGAAGATCAAGAAGTGACCGTAGAGATGGACACGAAAGTCAGGGAAATGTACTTGACTGTGATGCGTATATTTCAAGAGACACTACAAAAAGGATGTACAGAATGGCAAAAACAACAGCAGATACTTCAGCGTCAAGTCTCCCTCGTAGATGAGTTAGTAAAATTGGTCAAGAGTGTCCAGCGAGAAAACTGTAATCGCAAGAAAAAAATAGAGCAACTGCAGACACTCTTAGCCGATAGTGAAGCATTCAAAATCAATCTAGCAGATTTTGAACCCATGCCGTTTCCTCTTGATCCTAGAATCAGCATTCAAGGTATTGTCCCTCACGATGCTATTTTGTTCAAATCAGCCTTAATGCCTTTACGCCTCACCTTCAAAACAACTGATGGCTCCGAGTATGTGGCCATATTTAAGCATGGGGACGATTTACGTCAGGATCAATTTGTTTTACAGATCATAACATTAATGGATAAATTGTTAAGGTTGGAAAATCTTGACTTGAAATTAACTCCGTACAGAGTGCTCGCTACAGGAACAAAACATGGATTTGTGCAGTACATTGATTCCCTAACTGTTGCTGATGTATTAAAGTCCGAGGGTACTATTCAGAATTTTCTGAGGAAGAGACATCCGAGTGAGTCGAGTTCTTATGGTATCGCTCCAGATGTCATGGATACTTACATACGCAGCTGTGCCGGTTACTGTGTTATAACATACATACTGGGTGTTGGTGACCGACACTTGGACAATCTGTTGTTAACTACCTCAGGTAAACTGTTCCACATAGACTTTGGTTATATCCTCGGGCGAGACCCAAAACCTCTTCCTCCACCTATGAAACTCAGCAGGGAAATGGTGGAAGCGATGGGTGGGACGGACTCTGAACACTACCGTGAATTCAGCAAACTGTGTTATACCGCCTTCCTCCATCTCCGCAGAAACGCTAATGTCATTCTCCACCTGTTTTCTCTGATGGTGAATGCCAATGTGCCCGACATTGCATTGGAACCCGACAAAGCTATCAAGAAAGTGCAGGATAAGTTACAACTAGAAATGACGGATGAGGAAGCTGTGCAgttgtttaaaagtttactaGACGAATCTGTAACAGCTGTTACAGCTGTCGTAGTTGAGAAATTTCATCAGTTTGCTCAATATTGGCGAAGTTAA